A stretch of the Acanthopagrus latus isolate v.2019 chromosome 9, fAcaLat1.1, whole genome shotgun sequence genome encodes the following:
- the arl5a gene encoding ADP-ribosylation factor-like protein 5A codes for MGILFTKLWRLFNHQEHKVIIVGLDNAGKTTILYQFSMNEVVHTSPTIGSNVEEIVVNNTHFLMWDIGGQESLRSSWNTYYTNTEFVIVVVDSTDRERISVTKEELYRMLAHEDLRKAGLLIFANKQDVKGCMSVAEISQSLQLTSVKDHQWHIQACCALTGEGLCQGLEWMMSRLRVR; via the exons AGCACAAAGTTATTATTGTGGGCCTGGACAATGCTGGCAAGACTACAATTCTTTACCAGTT TTCAATGAATGAGGTGGTACACACCTCTCCTACAATTGGGAGCAACGTGGAAGAGATTGTGGTCAACAACACCCATTTTCTGATGTGGGACATTGGGGGCCAGGAGTCCCTTAGGTCATCGTGGAATACAtactacacaaacacagag TTTGTCATCGTGGTAGTGGACAGCACAGACAGGGAAAGGATCTCTGTGACCAAAGAGGAACTGTACAGAATGCTAGCACATGAA GATTTAAGGAAAGCAGGGCTGTTGATCTTTGCCAACAAGCAGGATGTAAAAGGTTGCATGTCTGTGGCCGAGATCTCTCAGAGCCTCCAGCTTACCTCTGTCAAAGACCACCAGTGGCACATCCAGGCCTGCTGCGCCCTCACTGGGGAGGG GTTGTGCCAGGGTCTTGAGTGGATGATGTCACGGCTGCGTGTGAGATGA